One genomic region from Bufo bufo chromosome 3, aBufBuf1.1, whole genome shotgun sequence encodes:
- the ABHD13 gene encoding protein ABHD13, translating to MEKHLKFWACAERWLLTLASWSWGLCRICLLPLILTFNMYGGIILLLLIFVSIAGILFKFQDVLLYFPDQPSSSRLYVPMPTGIPHENIFIKTKDGLHLNLILLRYTGENANISPTIIYFHGNAGNIGHRLPNALLMLVNLKVNLLLVDYRGYGKSEGEPSEEGLYLDSEAVLDYIMTRPDIDKTKIILFGRSLGGGVAIHLASENAHRISAIVLENTFLSIPHMASTLFSFLPMRYLPLWCYKNKFLSYRKISQCRMPSLFISGLSDQLIPPFMMKQLYELSPSRTKRLAIFPDGTHNDTWQCQGYFAALEQFIKELTSNHCPEENAKTSNVTII from the coding sequence ATGGAAAAACATTTGAAGTTTTGGGCTTGTGCTGAGAGGTGGTTACTGACTTTAGCATCGTGGTCATGGGGACTATGTCGGATATGTCTTCTCCCGTTAATATTAACGTTTAatatgtatggtggtattattctgCTGCTTCTGATATTTGTCTCCATAGCTGGAATCCTGTTCAAATTTCAGGATGTACTGCTTTATTTTCCGGACCAGCCTTCTTCATCACGACTTTATGTACCAATGCCCACCGGAATTCCACATGAGAATATATTCATTAAAACAAAGGATGGCCTACATCTCAACCTCATCCTCTTGAGATACACAGGCGAAAATGCAAACATTTCTCCAACCATTATTTATTTTCATGGTAATGCGGGAAATATTGGCCATAGGTTACCCAATGCGTTGTTGATGCTGGTCAACCTTAAAGTGAACTTGCTCTTGGTTGACTACAGAGGGTATGGAAAAAGTGAAGGAGAGCCAAGCGAAGAAGGCCTTTACCTAGACTCTGAAGCCGTACTTGATTACATTATGACCAGACCTGACATTGATAAAACAAAAATTATACTCTTTGGCCGCTCACTAGGGGGCGGCGTTGCCATTCATTTAGCCTCTGAAAATGCTCACAGAATATCAGCGATAGTATTAGAAAATACTTTTCTTAGCATTCCTCACATGGCCAGCACCCTGTTTTCTTTTCTTCCTATGAGGTACCTTCCTTTGTGGTGCTACAAAAATAAGTTTTTGTCCTACAGGAAAATTTCTCAGTGCCGAATGCCTTCCTTATTCATCTCTGGGCTATCTGACCAGTTAATTCCTCCGTTCATGATGAAACAGCTGTATGAACTCTCCCCTTCCCGGACTAAAAGATTAGCCATCTTCCCAGATGGCACACATAATGACACCTGGCAGTGCCAAGGCTACTTTGCTGCACTTGAACAATTCATCAAAGAACTGACCAGTAATCACTGTCCAGAAGAAAATGCAAAAACCTCAAATGTGACAATAATATGA
- the LIG4 gene encoding DNA ligase 4, with protein MSSNQLPLTVASQVPFADLCNTLERIQKCKNRTEKTKILKQFIDSWRKFHDALHKSEPTTTDSFYPAMRLIIPQLERERMAYGIKETLLAKLYIKVLGLSKDGKDALKLLNYRTPTGSNSDAGDFAAIAYFVLKSRCRKEGTLFIKDVNDQLDSIASNNAGKKKELIEKSLLHLIANSTALEQKWLIRMIIKDMKLGFSQQTVFSIFHPDAAELHNVTTDLEKVCLQLHDPNVCLSDVSISMFSAFKPMLAAIADIQHIEKQMNHQSFYIETKLDGERMQMHKDGDVYKYFSRNGFDYTRQFGGSPLEGSLTPYIHNVFRMDVQNCILDGEMMAYNPNTQTFMQKGNKFDIKRMVDDSDLQTCFCVFDILMFNGQKLAHETLRKRYDILCDIFTPVPGRIHIVGKTEASTKKNVVDALNEAIDNREEGIMVKDPMSIYKPDKRGEGWLKIKPEYVNGLMDELDLLIIGGYWGKGLRGGMMSHFLCAVAEKPFPGEKPSVFHSLCRVGSGYTMKELYDLGLKLAPHWKPYRKRDPPTNLLCGTEKPEVFLEPCNSVIIQVKAAEIVHSDMYKTNCTLRFPRIEKIREDKEWYDCMTLDDLEQFREKASGKLASKHLDVSEEPREKKRKTVPKIRKVIGVVSHLKAPDLTNISKQSNMFEEVEFCVMSGTDEHSKASLESMIAACGGLVVQNPGEDTYCVIVGTTNVRVKNIISSNKHDVVRAAWLLECFEKKTFVPWQPKHMIHMCLSTKEHFACEYDCHGDSYVTDTNESELKDLFTGMPDPKDKIPLDMIADLEQRYSWENSFTSLFRQCIVYLDTYATINDPLAKIENSALSITALELRYNGAKVVSHLEEGVSHVVVGDDLSRLPEIKSLRRTLTRKFKIVRVLWVADSLKTGMLQMEQDYLL; from the coding sequence ATGTCTTCAAATCAACTGCCCTTAACCGTCGCTTCTCAAGTACCTTTCGCAGATCTCTGTAATACTTTAGAAAGAATTCAAAAATGCAAGAACAGAACAGAGAAAACAAAGATTTTAAAGCAGTTTATTGACTCTTGGAGAAAATTCCATGATGCCCTTCACAAGAGCGAACCTACCACTACAGACTCTTTTTATCCAGCTATGAGACTTATTATACCACAGTTAGAAAGAGAGCGGATGGCCTATGGAATTAAGGAGACTTTGCTGGCCAAACTGTATATCAAAGTGCTTGGGTTGTCTAAAGATGGCAAAGACGCTCTTAAACTTTTAAATTATAGAACTCCTACCGGCTCCAATTCAGATGCAGGCGACTTTGCTGCAATTGCTTACTTCGTGCTTAAGTCACGTTGCCGAAAGGAAGGAACCTTGTTCATAAAAGATGTCAATGATCAATTAGATTCAATAGCAAGCAACAATGCAGGCAAGAAGAAGGAACTTATAGAGAAAAGTCTGCTGCATTTGATTGCAAACTCCACTGCCCTGGAACAGAAGTGGCTTATTAGGATGATTATTAAGGACATGAAGCTTGGGTTCAGCCAGCAAACAGTCTTTTCCATCTTTCACCCAGATGCTGCAGAACTGCACAATGTCACCACCGATTTAGAAAAAGTGTGTCTACAGCTACATGACCCGAATGTGTGCCTTAGCGATGTCTCTATTTCAATGTTTTCTGCCTTTAAACCAATGCTTGCTGCCATTGCGGACATACAGCACATAGAAAAACAAATGAACCACCAGAGTTTTTATATTGAGACAAAGCTTGATGGTGAGAGGATGCAGATGCACAAGGATGGAGATGTCTATAAATACTTTTCTCGGAATGGGTTTGATTACACTCGGCAGTTTGGTGGTTCTCCCCTTGAAGGCTCCTTGACACCATATATTCATAATGTCTTTCGTATGGATGTGCAAAACTGCATACTTGACGGTGAGATGATGGCCTACAATCCTAACACTCAGACTTTCATGCAGAAAGGTAACAAGTTTGACATCAAAAGGATGGTGGATGATTCAGACCTTCAGACTTGTTTCTGCGTGTTTGACATCTTGATGTTTAATGGCCAAAAGTTGGCCCATGAAACACTTAGAAAAAGGTATGATATCCTTTGTGATATCTTTACCCCAGTTCCAGGAAGGATTCACATAGTTGGCAAAACTGAGGCCAGTACCAAAAAGAATGTTGTTGACGCGCTGAATGAGGCAATTGATAACCGCGAGGAAGGAATTATGGTAAAAGACCCTATGTCCATTTATAAGCCAGATAAGCGTGGAGAAGGTTGGTTAAAGATCAAACCTGAGTATGTTAATGGACTCATGGATGAATTAGATCTCTTGATTATTGGTGGATATTGGGGCAAGGGTCTACGTGGTGGTATGATGTCTCATTTTTTGTGTGCAGTTGCTGAAAAACCATTTCCGGGAGAGAAGCCGTCTGTTTTTCATTCACTTTGTCGAGTTGGCTCTGGCTATACAATGAAAGAATTATACGACCTAGGTTTAAAGTTGGCTCCACACTGGAAGCCTTATCGAAAAAGAGATCCACCTACAAATCTTTTGTGTGGGACTGAAAAACCAGAAGTATTTCTTGAGCCTTGTAATTCTGTTATTATTCAAGTGAAGGCAGCAGAGATTGTTCACAGTGATATGTACAAAACAAATTGTACTCTCCGGTTTCCCCGAATTGAGAAGATCAGAGAGGACAAGGAATGGTATGActgcatgacacttgatgacttggaACAATTTAGAGAAAAGGCTTCTGGGAAATTGGCATCAAAACACTTGGATGTTAGTGAAGAGCCACGAGAAAAGAAACGAAAAACTGTCCCTAAGATTAGGAAAGTAATCGGTGTGGTTTCTCATTTGAAAGCACCCGATCTTACCAACATCTCAAAGCAGTCAAATATGTTTGAAGAAGTTGAGTTCTGTGTGATGAGCGGGACAGATGAGCATTCAAAAGCCAGTCTAGAGAGCATGATAGCTGCTTGTGGTGGCTTAGTGGTGCAGAATCCTGGAGAAGACACTTATTGTGTTATTGTAGGAACTACAAATGTCAGAGTGAAAAATATTATCTCGTCTAATAAGCACGATGTCGTTAGAGCCGCTTGGCTTCTTGAGTGCTTTGAAAAGAAAACCTTTGTACCTTGGCAACCTAAACATATGATTCATATGTGTCTGTCCACCAAGGAACATTTTGCTTGTGAATATGACTGCCATGGTGACAGTTATGTGACAGATACTAATGAGTCTGAGTTGAAGGACCTGTTTACCGGAATGCCTGACCCCAAGGACAAAATCCCACTGGACATGATTGCTGACCTTGAGCAACGCTATTCATGGGAAAATTCTTTTACCAGTCTGTTCCGTCAATGTATTGTATATCTAGATACATATGCAACTATTAATGACCCACTCGCTAAAATTGAAAATTCTGCTTTGAGTATAACAGCATTGGAGCTACGCTATAATGGAGCAAAAGTAGTCAGCCATCTTGAAGAAGGCGTGTCACATGTTGTGGTAGGGGATGACTTGTCTCGTTTGCCAGAAATTAAAAGTCTGAGAAGGACACTGACCAGAAAATTTAAGATTGTTCGAGTCCTGTGGGTAGCTGATTCTCTGAAGACGGGAATGCTTCAGATGGAGCAGGATTATTTAttgtaa